The genomic window taacatttaagcattgatgtcaatttttttttagtttcattggggtatgaaacaaattttgtttgcaaactgtatgaatccgcgcggattcttacagaagtttgcaaacaaaatttgtttcataccccgatgaaactaaaaaataattgacattaacgcttataattaatttttgaaaatgattttctaattcaaaacatgttttatgtacaattttactggttttaaatgggattctttttctcaaatcaatacgcaacgtcaattgtcgtattgtgacgtcacatttttcgcgccattctcggaatttcaTCTCGTCCTAAGCATACAACGACGAAATCAGAACTCAAGgtcaattcaaatatttgagttgagtaatatcaaaatattcggCCTAATTAATACACATATTCACCAGGACTACAGGAACGTTATCGTTTTGAATAACTCAACACAAACCAACCTCAATTTCAACCGTTAATATAAATGATTATGTTTCCATAGTAACCTAccttatttttatcaatatcattttttacaaaatccTTCGAGCATTGATTACCAAACCATTGTTCAACCACGGAAAATTTTCTAAATAGGAGTCTTTAACAAGTGTTTACCATTTTTAACAAGTTCTTACAGACTGGGCTTGGATTGTTCCAGAGTAGAACCATTCATCGTTAATGAATGATATTAAAATAGGCAGTTGGCATATCCTTACGCGGGCGTCATTGTAACAAACAGCATCTGTGTGCCTTCGCCACTCATGGAAACCAGGGCATTATATAACTTAGCTTAGGGTTTTAATGAATCAGATTGGAATAGCTACATATTAACATTTTCGCTGTTACGTACAAAATATAGGGAGGGATAAtcaacaattttatatatatatcatttttcttCTTGCTTTTTCTTCAATCTTGTGTTTTCTCGGGAATAAGAGAGGAATActaaaatgaaaatcaaactGTTACATAGAACACTTCCGGAAATATTCGCTCAATTGATGgatcaaattttttaaaaagaattgtTGTCCCAATCCTGTGCTTGTTCAGTGCAGACAGACaaacatacagacagtaaccaaacagacagacacacagacacacagacagacacacagacacacaaagacacagacagacacacagaattCGTCACTGTGCCATTCATACATAATGGGCCAAGAGATACAAATCATTGTACACAATAAAATTATGGATTTCAATTCTCCTAGCCATATGTTACTGATACTGACCAGACCTAGCGTGTTGTAGATATCAGTTACATGTTCTACAATAATGTACAACATGACAGCGAACAACCGACAGCTATTTAGGATAGAAACAATACAAGAAAATATTGATGGATTGGACGTTTATGGTTCATAAACACTAAATGGTCTTTCAGTGAAGGCTGTAGCGTAGGTAATAAATAACGTTACGGCAATCTATATtagaaaaacataaaataaacgAAACAATGCGCGCAGCAAAACGCTGAAACCAACAATAGCATACTTACTGAGAGACGAATTATATAGACTAAAAATATGAGTGCTATATCTTTTGTTTACCAAACATTCGCGAGTCTATATTTTACTTGCATTATGATTGCACGCTAAAACGGATATATTGTGATGGTAATAGTAATAGCCTAACACTGCCATATTCGCTATAGTGTAAAGGCATTATTGAatagtatatatgtaaaaattgCTTCAATGTAATTAGTATTGTGTAGCAACTTACGAATGTATATTTGGTGTTCGTAGTGTGGCGTAGTTCTGCCGAATTCCCACCTTAGGATTTCTTTAAAAGGTcgtttttcatttattcatttcatGAGGGCCTTTCTTATAATATGTTTACATTCATTATGTTTATAATGTTTCATTCTGTCTTTGTATGATGGTATGTCAATGCTATTCTTATGCATTCGTGCTATTCTTATTCTTGATACATTTTAAAAGGGCATgatgtttttaaataaattgtcatcttGTATGAAATGTTTTCACCATATGGCCTTTAAGCAATCTACCGAGGACATAATAGATACAACCTCAATCATCGGTGAgttatttctttataaaatgtacaaagtaAATCAATTACGGGTTCTGTCTTGGCTGTACCAAAAGGAGTGACAATTTTAACTCGAGGCGAAAGCTTTCTTGGTTCAAAGCATCCTTTGTTGATGAAAACAATTCGcttccaaataaaaaaaaatgtacacaaTAGTTTATAGCTTGTTTGATATTCTTAATTAACAAGTGTTTCTCtaaaatatataactgacaAGAAAAAGCCACACTATTACACAATGGAACCCTCCAacccatatatgtatattgtttgaaataaaataaaattgaaccCTCCACcccaaataaatattgtttgaaataaaataaaattgaaccCTTCACcccaaataaatattgtttgaaataaaataaaattgaaccCTCCACcccaaataaatattgtttgaagtaaaataaaatggaacACTCCATcccaaatatatattatttgaagtaaaataaaatggaacGCTCAACCTCAAATATCTGTTGtttgaagtaaaataaaatgaaacccTCCACCCcatataaacattgttttaagtaaaataaaatggaacGCTCCACCTAAATTATGTATTGCTTGAAGCAAAATAAAATGGAATGCACCATCccaaatatataatgtttgtagtaaaataaaatggaacACTCCacctaaaatatatattgcttgAAGCAAAATAAAATGGAATGCTCCATcccaaatatatacatatatacacgaaaataaaacagacatttgaacatattatgactatatatatgtatttcgtTCGGTGTAATTTGTCATAGAATCCATTAGATGAATTGAACTGTAAGATATTACCCGTATGTTACTTGGGTTACTCGCAGATTGTTACGGTTTCTATATCCTTTCCATTATCGTAAATACGCAAGCAgatttttcttcatttagtaGACCCCATGGTAGGTTTATTTGACAACAGGTTCTCGGTATATTAAATGTCATAAATAGGAGGATGGGTATCAAAATCCTTATTTTGTGTAAGAATCATTGTAACCAGAGTATAATAAATGGCACTGTTGAGCTGAGTCAAGGTTATCATAAAATGTCATCGCGAAAGTAAGATAAGTTAGCGTTCTATTACACGTGTGGATAGGGACCCACACACATCCACATTGATCCACACATCCACACGGATCCTCACATCCATCTCCCCGGggacccacacacacacaaggATCTACACATCCACCCATCTCCCCGGAGACCCACACACACATAAGGATCTACACATCCACCCATCTCCCCGGggacccacacacacacaaggATCTACACATCCACCCATCTCCCCGGAGACCCACACACACATAAGGATCTACACATCCACCCATCTCCCTGGGGACCCACACACACCCACAAGGATCCACACATCCACCCATCTCCCTGGGGACCCACACACACCCACAAGGATCCACACATCCACCCATCTCCCCGGGGACCCACACACACCCACAAGGATCCACACATCCACCCATCTCCCCGGagacccacacacacacacataaggATCTACACATCCACCCATCTCCCTGGGGACCCACACACACCCACAAGGATCCACACATCCACCCATCTCCCCGGGGACCCACACACACCCACAAGGATCCACACATCCACCCATCTCCCTGGGGACCCACACACACCCACAAGGATCCACACATCTCCCCGGGGACCCACACATACCCACAAGGATCCACGCATCCACCCATCCTCCGGGGACCCACACACACCCACAAGGATCCACACATCCACCCATCTCCCCGGGGACCCACACACACCCACAAGGATCCACGCATCCACCCATCCTCCGGGGACCCACACACACCCACAAGGATCCACACATCCACCCATCTCCCTGGGGACCCACACACACCCACAAGGTTCCACACATCCACCCATCTCCCTGGGGacccacacacacatacaaGGATCCACACATCCACCCATCTCCCCGGGGACCCACACACACCCACAATCATCCTCACATCCACCCATCTCCCCGGGGACCCACACACACCCACAAGGATCCACACATTCACCCATCTCTTCGGGGACCCACACACACCCACAAGGATCCACACATTCACCCATCTCTTCGGggacccacacacacacacaaggATCCACCCATCTTCCCGGggacccacacacacacacaaggATCCACACATCCACCCATCTCCCCGGggacccacacacacacacaaggATCCACACATCCACACATCTCCCCGGGGACCCACACACAGCCACAAGGATCCACACATCCACCCTATCTCCCTGGGGACCCACACACAACCACAAGGATCCACATATCCACACATCTCCCCGGGGACccataaaaacaacaaagaataccgacatgataacAAAACCATAACTCAAACGCGTAATCAAGGGCAAACATATAGATTAGCATGGAG from Pecten maximus chromosome 1, xPecMax1.1, whole genome shotgun sequence includes these protein-coding regions:
- the LOC117314939 gene encoding uncharacterized protein LOC117314939, whose product is MSVFFVVFMGPRGDVWICGSLWLCVGPQGDRVDVWILVAVCGSPGRCVDVWILVCVCGSPGRWVDVWILVCVCGSPGRWVDPCVCVWVPEEMGECVDPCGCVWVPEEMGECVDPCGCVWVPGEMGGCEDDCGCVWVPGEMGGCVDPCMCVWVPREMGGCVEPCGCVWVPREMGGCVDPCGCVWVPGGWVDAWILVGVCGSPGRWVDVWILVGVCGSPEDGWMRGSLWVCVGPRGDVWILVGVCGSPGRWVDVWILVGVCGSPGRWVDVWILVGVCGSPGRWVDV